The following are encoded together in the Clostridium sp. BJN0013 genome:
- the ilvC gene encoding ketol-acid reductoisomerase: MESLKIYYDEDSNLDLLRDKTVAVLGYGSQGHAHAQNLKDSGINVVVGLYKGSKSWRRAEEDGFEVVEAAGAVKKADLVMILIPDEKQKGLYIDSVKDNLTEGKVLMFAHGFNIHFNQITPPENVDVIMVAPKGPGHIVRREYTEGKGVPCLYAVYQDYSGKAKDYALAYAKGIGGTRGGVLETTFKDETETDLFGEQVVLCGGVSELIKAGFETLVEAGYAPENAYFECMHEMKLIVDLMNEGGLSYMRYSISDTAEYGDYSIGKRIITEDTRKEMKKVLGEIQDGTFAKNWILENQTGRPSFIAKRKKEQNHPIEVVGKKLRSMMSWINSK; encoded by the coding sequence AAAAATTTATTATGATGAAGATAGTAATTTGGATTTATTGAGGGATAAAACAGTGGCAGTTTTAGGCTATGGAAGCCAAGGTCACGCTCACGCACAAAACCTAAAAGACAGTGGAATTAATGTGGTAGTTGGCTTATATAAAGGCAGCAAGTCCTGGAGAAGGGCAGAAGAAGATGGTTTTGAAGTGGTGGAAGCTGCAGGTGCTGTAAAAAAAGCAGATTTAGTTATGATACTGATTCCAGATGAAAAGCAAAAGGGTTTATATATTGACAGTGTTAAAGATAATTTGACAGAGGGAAAAGTACTTATGTTTGCCCATGGATTCAACATACATTTCAATCAGATAACCCCTCCAGAAAATGTGGATGTAATTATGGTTGCACCTAAAGGACCGGGACATATTGTAAGAAGAGAGTATACAGAAGGAAAGGGAGTTCCATGCCTGTATGCAGTATATCAGGACTATAGTGGAAAAGCTAAGGATTATGCACTGGCTTATGCCAAAGGAATTGGCGGCACAAGGGGAGGAGTACTTGAAACTACATTTAAAGATGAGACAGAAACAGATTTATTTGGAGAACAGGTAGTACTTTGTGGAGGAGTATCCGAGCTTATAAAAGCAGGATTTGAAACTCTGGTTGAAGCAGGATATGCACCTGAAAATGCATATTTTGAGTGCATGCATGAGATGAAATTAATTGTAGATTTAATGAATGAAGGCGGATTAAGCTATATGAGATACTCCATAAGTGATACTGCTGAATATGGAGATTACAGCATAGGCAAGAGAATAATAACAGAGGATACAAGAAAGGAAATGAAAAAGGTATTGGGAGAAATTCAAGACGGTACTTTTGCTAAGAACTGGATATTGGAAAACCAGACAGGAAGACCTTCATTTATTGCAAAGAGAAAAAAAGAACAGAACCATCCTATTGAAGTAGTGGGGAAAAAACTTAGATCTATGATGTCCTGGATAAATAGTAAATAA
- the ilvB gene encoding biosynthetic-type acetolactate synthase large subunit — translation MKMKGAEVLLKCMIEQGVDTIFGYPGGTVIPIYDALYSTKEIKHILTAHEQGATHAADGYARSTGKVGVAIVTSGPGTTNTITGIATAYADSIPIVVFTGQVPLNLLGKNSFQEVNTKSITDSITKKNYIVDKPENLPTIVREAFKVAASGRPGPVVVDIPKDMQTAEIDYEVQEKLPLEVNLQQKSYENDLNKVADMINSSERPVVYSGGGTIIAGAQEELMEFIQKIDSPITCSLMGIGAFPGDSEYYMGMVGMHGTPCSNRAVSNCDLLIAVGARFSDRVTSKVSSFAPKAKIIHIDIDPKEFGKIVNVNMPVTGDIKDILQKLNKKLDKLNHTTWMNEIRHWKQSQRDPFKDRCELSPKFIMETLYSLTKGDCIVTTEVGQHQMWAAQYFTFLKPRTFISSGGLGTMGYGLGASIGAFMGNPNKKVINVAGDGSFKMNSTELVTISRYRLPIVQLLLNNHALGMVHQWQDMFYDRRFSQTEFGPEVDFMKLGAAYGIKTFKIQSNSEVEECLKEALSLNEPVIIECVIDTKVKVHPMVPPGAAISEFIE, via the coding sequence ATGAAGATGAAAGGAGCTGAAGTACTATTAAAATGTATGATAGAACAAGGTGTGGATACCATATTTGGTTATCCAGGAGGAACCGTGATACCTATTTATGATGCATTATATAGTACAAAAGAAATAAAGCATATATTGACTGCCCATGAGCAAGGGGCTACTCATGCAGCAGATGGATATGCAAGATCAACGGGAAAGGTTGGGGTAGCAATTGTAACTTCTGGTCCAGGAACAACTAATACCATAACAGGAATTGCCACAGCTTATGCAGATTCTATTCCCATAGTGGTATTTACCGGACAGGTACCTTTAAATCTTTTAGGAAAAAATTCTTTTCAGGAAGTAAATACTAAAAGTATTACAGATTCTATAACTAAGAAAAATTATATTGTAGATAAACCAGAGAATTTACCAACTATAGTAAGAGAAGCTTTTAAGGTAGCAGCTAGTGGAAGACCAGGACCTGTAGTGGTAGATATACCTAAAGATATGCAGACAGCAGAAATTGATTATGAAGTACAGGAAAAGTTACCTTTAGAAGTCAATTTACAACAAAAATCCTATGAAAATGATTTAAATAAAGTGGCAGATATGATAAACAGTAGTGAGAGGCCTGTAGTATATTCTGGTGGAGGAACAATAATAGCTGGAGCACAAGAAGAGCTTATGGAGTTTATCCAAAAAATAGATTCACCTATTACCTGTTCTCTTATGGGAATAGGAGCTTTTCCAGGAGATAGTGAGTACTATATGGGTATGGTAGGTATGCACGGTACGCCATGTTCTAATCGTGCTGTAAGTAATTGTGATTTACTTATAGCTGTGGGAGCTCGTTTTAGTGATAGAGTTACAAGTAAAGTTTCATCTTTTGCACCAAAGGCAAAGATTATTCATATAGATATAGATCCAAAGGAATTCGGAAAGATTGTGAATGTGAATATGCCTGTAACTGGAGATATAAAAGATATACTTCAAAAGTTGAATAAAAAATTAGATAAATTGAATCATACTACATGGATGAACGAAATAAGACATTGGAAACAAAGTCAAAGAGATCCTTTTAAAGATAGGTGTGAATTAAGTCCTAAGTTTATAATGGAAACACTATATAGTCTTACCAAAGGAGATTGTATAGTGACCACAGAAGTAGGACAGCACCAGATGTGGGCTGCACAATACTTTACGTTCTTAAAACCTAGAACTTTTATATCATCCGGTGGACTTGGAACCATGGGATACGGACTTGGAGCTTCCATAGGCGCATTTATGGGTAATCCTAATAAGAAAGTAATAAATGTAGCAGGAGATGGAAGTTTTAAAATGAATTCCACTGAGCTGGTTACTATATCCAGGTACAGATTACCAATAGTTCAATTGCTTTTAAATAATCATGCTCTAGGTATGGTTCACCAGTGGCAGGATATGTTTTATGATAGAAGATTTTCACAGACAGAATTTGGTCCAGAAGTAGACTTTATGAAGCTGGGGGCGGCTTATGGAATAAAGACGTTTAAGATACAATCTAACAGTGAAGTAGAGGAATGTCTGAAAGAAGCTTTAAGTTTAAATGAACCTGTTATTATAGAATGTGTCATTGATACTAAGGTAAAGGTACATCCTATGGTTCCACCAGGTGCAGCCATATCAGAATTTATAGAATAA
- a CDS encoding metal-dependent transcriptional regulator — translation MKVQESAENYLETILVLSKRNDTVRSIDIVRELGFSKPSISVAMKNLRQNNYIVMDDEGYIELTSEGFEIAAKMYERHTIISKLLVKLGVDEKKAVEDACRIEHVISEESFEAIKKAAGKMNR, via the coding sequence ATGAAAGTTCAAGAATCAGCAGAAAATTATTTGGAAACTATATTGGTGTTAAGTAAACGAAATGATACTGTGAGGTCAATTGATATTGTAAGAGAATTAGGCTTTTCAAAGCCCAGCATAAGTGTGGCTATGAAAAATTTGAGGCAGAATAATTACATAGTTATGGATGATGAAGGATATATTGAACTCACTTCAGAAGGATTTGAAATAGCTGCTAAAATGTATGAACGTCATACTATTATTTCGAAGTTGTTAGTTAAACTAGGAGTGGATGAAAAAAAAGCGGTAGAGGATGCATGTAGGATTGAACATGTAATCAGTGAGGAAAGTTTCGAAGCTATAAAAAAAGCAGCAGGTAAGATGAACAGGTGA
- a CDS encoding cell wall-binding repeat-containing protein, whose amino-acid sequence MRLRKILGLIVGVVMLFSTTVLAESSYSLNQKRIFGKDRYETSSLISKNGWESASSVVICNGKNFPDALCAAPLAKKYNAPILLTSKSGLSESIKEELSRLNPDKVTVIGGSGVISDKVISEIKAAAPKASDITRLGGATRYDTSEMIADKVGKSSSIVLVSGKAPSDALSISYIAANKGMPILLADRKEDVSEYSKNNSVEKAYIIGGESLVSKDIESIFKNTERIYGKDRYESNQKILDKFKDDINFGSIYLASAQYNGVDQFADALSVSALASKDCNPIILVSGTMNKDTVSIIKSKVDKSSKVIAIGGTQLVSENIVTTLVNVNSSNDNDNQGNSGSSGGGGGGGSSSSNPFAGGNGTVSSPYKIATAAQLNKVRSYLNKNFILTADIDLSSYANWEPIGTFKPLSDKEEDAETPDPAVAFSGTFDGRGHTISNLKVNRSESFASGLFGCTVGTGEKPSSICNLKVQNADVTGFYLVGGVIGLQYKGCTVENITLTGNNKIQGSQGVGGIVGTSFECIKGCNAIADIIVLGSDGGWAGVLVGGMEGSSLIDCTSTGGSVTAEGDNCNALGGLSGGIYAGVQITNCHVNNVIITSSGQNDRLVGGLIGFTGTYGQDTPTMIINCSASTTISTSDNTTCVGGLVGGSKESDTQAIPSSFAIKNCTTAGTIVGGSESVGSITGYAYNSTVENCTSTMTVNGNANVPQIGKSETTEPSLFAGGSGTEADPYQIATASQLNNVRKYLDKHYILTADIDLSSYENWESIGTFNSQAEDDSGYFANAFTGSFDGDNHIISNLTTNRKDSVGVGLIGVSTSSSVVKNLKMENVKAEGTMAVGAVVGYNQGTVENLILSGDNNISGYNCIGGILGGNEGGAIKNCTSAATINILGDNVFENGRYILPDNAECGGIIVGGSFGGTIDGCSAEGTVNSKGSNAMGLGGVGGCLENMESIINCNAKVTINAGESAHGVGGLCGFSGTFDKENPAKISNCKVTVAINGKDATHTGGLVGTGLYMNKYNMESVFIISGCEVNATINDTVTPGTVAGRAEGSIIESCIANVTIDGVSDGPEIGITDRLFESAE is encoded by the coding sequence TTGAGATTAAGAAAAATCTTAGGATTAATAGTGGGTGTGGTAATGTTATTTTCAACCACTGTTCTTGCAGAATCTTCATATTCTTTGAACCAGAAAAGAATTTTTGGAAAAGATAGATATGAGACTTCATCACTTATAAGCAAAAATGGCTGGGAAAGTGCTTCTAGTGTAGTAATATGCAATGGGAAAAATTTTCCAGATGCACTTTGCGCTGCACCTCTTGCAAAAAAGTATAATGCACCAATTTTACTTACCAGTAAATCAGGTTTAAGTGAAAGTATAAAGGAAGAATTATCAAGGCTAAATCCTGACAAAGTGACAGTCATAGGCGGAAGTGGAGTTATATCAGACAAGGTAATATCTGAAATAAAAGCTGCAGCACCTAAGGCCAGTGATATAACAAGACTGGGGGGAGCTACAAGATACGACACTTCAGAAATGATTGCCGATAAAGTTGGAAAAAGTTCTTCAATAGTGTTGGTTTCAGGAAAGGCCCCATCAGATGCACTCTCCATAAGTTATATAGCCGCCAACAAGGGCATGCCTATTTTATTAGCAGATAGAAAGGAAGATGTATCAGAGTATTCAAAAAATAACAGTGTAGAAAAGGCCTATATAATAGGGGGAGAATCCTTGGTATCAAAAGACATAGAAAGCATATTTAAAAATACCGAAAGAATATACGGGAAGGACAGATATGAAAGCAACCAAAAAATACTTGATAAATTTAAAGATGATATAAATTTTGGCAGTATATATCTGGCATCTGCCCAGTATAACGGAGTGGATCAATTTGCAGATGCATTATCCGTTTCAGCTCTGGCATCTAAAGATTGTAATCCTATAATATTAGTAAGCGGTACTATGAATAAGGATACAGTTAGTATAATAAAATCCAAAGTTGATAAAAGCAGCAAAGTAATAGCAATAGGTGGGACTCAACTTGTATCTGAAAATATAGTAACTACTTTGGTTAATGTAAACTCCTCTAATGATAATGATAATCAAGGGAATTCAGGAAGTTCTGGCGGTGGTGGAGGTGGAGGCTCTTCTAGCAGTAATCCATTTGCAGGAGGAAATGGTACTGTATCTTCTCCATATAAAATTGCCACTGCAGCACAGCTCAATAAAGTGCGAAGTTATTTAAACAAAAACTTTATTCTTACAGCAGATATTGATTTATCCAGCTATGCAAATTGGGAACCTATTGGTACTTTCAAACCTCTATCTGACAAAGAAGAGGATGCAGAAACACCAGATCCTGCTGTGGCCTTTAGTGGTACCTTTGACGGTAGAGGACATACTATTTCCAATTTAAAAGTAAATCGTTCTGAAAGTTTTGCATCGGGTTTGTTTGGATGCACTGTTGGAACTGGGGAAAAACCAAGTTCTATTTGTAATTTGAAGGTGCAAAATGCAGATGTGACTGGATTCTATTTGGTCGGCGGCGTAATTGGTCTTCAATATAAGGGCTGCACTGTAGAAAATATAACTCTGACTGGCAATAATAAAATTCAAGGTTCACAGGGTGTGGGCGGTATTGTAGGCACCAGTTTTGAGTGTATAAAGGGTTGTAATGCTATAGCAGATATCATAGTTTTAGGTAGTGATGGTGGTTGGGCAGGAGTTCTAGTTGGTGGAATGGAAGGCAGTTCTCTAATTGACTGTACGTCAACAGGGGGTTCAGTTACTGCAGAAGGTGATAATTGTAATGCTTTAGGTGGATTATCTGGAGGAATATATGCGGGAGTCCAAATTACAAATTGTCATGTTAATAATGTAATTATTACATCTTCAGGTCAAAATGATCGTCTTGTTGGTGGACTTATTGGCTTCACAGGAACTTATGGTCAGGATACACCTACTATGATAATAAACTGTTCAGCCAGCACTACTATCAGCACATCAGATAATACAACTTGCGTCGGAGGGCTAGTAGGAGGTAGTAAAGAGAGTGACACTCAGGCAATTCCTTCTTCTTTTGCCATTAAAAATTGTACAACTGCAGGTACCATTGTTGGTGGTTCTGAGTCAGTGGGAAGCATCACAGGATATGCCTATAATTCTACAGTGGAAAACTGCACAAGTACCATGACCGTTAATGGAAATGCAAATGTACCACAGATTGGGAAGTCAGAAACAACAGAACCTTCATTATTTGCAGGGGGAAGTGGTACAGAAGCTGATCCATATCAAATTGCTACTGCTAGTCAGCTAAATAATGTAAGAAAATATTTAGACAAGCATTATATACTAACAGCAGATATAGATTTATCAAGTTATGAAAATTGGGAATCTATTGGTACATTTAATTCACAGGCTGAGGATGATTCAGGATATTTTGCAAATGCATTTACTGGCAGCTTTGATGGAGACAATCATATTATTTCTAATTTGACTACCAATAGAAAAGATTCTGTAGGAGTAGGTTTAATAGGCGTTTCCACAAGTTCTTCTGTAGTAAAAAATCTTAAAATGGAAAATGTAAAAGCTGAAGGTACAATGGCAGTTGGTGCTGTGGTGGGTTATAACCAAGGTACAGTTGAAAACCTTATATTATCTGGAGACAATAACATAAGCGGTTATAACTGCATTGGTGGTATTTTAGGCGGCAATGAAGGCGGAGCCATTAAAAATTGTACTTCTGCTGCAACAATAAATATATTAGGTGACAATGTATTTGAAAATGGCAGATATATTTTACCTGACAATGCAGAATGCGGTGGTATCATCGTAGGAGGATCTTTTGGAGGAACAATTGATGGTTGCTCGGCTGAAGGTACAGTAAACTCAAAAGGAAGTAATGCCATGGGTCTTGGTGGTGTAGGTGGCTGCCTTGAAAATATGGAAAGTATTATAAATTGTAATGCAAAGGTGACTATCAATGCTGGAGAATCAGCTCATGGTGTAGGTGGACTTTGCGGATTTTCCGGAACATTTGATAAAGAAAATCCAGCTAAAATTTCTAATTGCAAAGTTACTGTAGCTATAAATGGCAAAGATGCTACACATACTGGTGGACTTGTTGGTACAGGCTTGTACATGAACAAGTACAATATGGAGAGTGTATTTATAATTTCTGGTTGTGAAGTTAATGCCACTATCAATGATACTGTTACTCCAGGAACAGTGGCTGGACGGGCTGAGGGAAGTATTATTGAAAGTTGTATAGCAAATGTAACTATAGATGGTGTATCTGATGGGCCGGAAATTGGAATTACAGATAGGCTTTTTGAAAGTGCAGAATAG
- a CDS encoding helix-turn-helix domain-containing protein, with translation MKLYNTILSLNREHVKVSFPAEIGKGLVLQWRIKQGITITDWKMNYNRETLVRENSSLYFVNLCFCVKGEMCWEREKDRNEIEEGDMYLYRSKGELEVGYYEKEKNYEFISIKIPESIFMEIIMQYLDEREFKNVIYHINKGLKFSANHHINRILYSLREIPKNKGLASMYLEGKLYELIAVYLSNIIEKNRECYYSIKLTSEDVDAINKAKNIIDNNLTNLPTVNELTKLVNINTSKLSQGFRMIFGVPVYTYGINQRLEYAAYLLDTTNKNIGEIATLLGYTNMSHFSYAFKKQFGLLPKEYRKK, from the coding sequence ATGAAATTATATAATACTATTTTATCTTTAAATAGGGAACATGTGAAAGTGAGTTTTCCTGCTGAAATAGGAAAAGGTTTAGTATTACAATGGAGAATAAAGCAAGGTATTACAATTACTGATTGGAAAATGAATTATAATAGAGAAACATTAGTAAGAGAAAATTCTAGTCTCTATTTTGTCAATTTATGTTTTTGTGTAAAGGGAGAAATGTGTTGGGAACGTGAAAAGGATAGAAATGAAATAGAAGAAGGGGATATGTATTTATATCGGAGTAAAGGAGAATTAGAAGTTGGATATTATGAGAAAGAAAAAAACTATGAATTTATAAGTATAAAAATACCTGAATCCATTTTTATGGAAATTATAATGCAATATTTAGATGAAAGAGAATTTAAAAACGTGATTTATCACATAAATAAAGGTTTGAAATTTTCTGCAAATCACCATATAAATAGAATTTTATATTCTCTAAGAGAAATTCCTAAAAACAAAGGATTAGCAAGCATGTATTTAGAGGGTAAGCTTTATGAATTAATAGCAGTTTATTTATCCAATATAATAGAAAAGAATAGGGAATGTTATTATTCCATTAAGTTAACTTCAGAAGACGTTGATGCTATAAATAAAGCAAAAAATATTATAGACAATAATTTAACCAATTTACCTACTGTAAATGAATTGACAAAACTGGTTAATATTAATACATCTAAGTTGTCCCAAGGATTTCGAATGATATTTGGTGTACCAGTATATACTTATGGAATAAACCAAAGACTAGAATATGCTGCTTATTTATTAGACACAACGAATAAAAATATTGGAGAAATAGCCACTTTATTGGGGTATACCAATATGAGTCATTTTTCTTACGCCTTTAAAAAACAGTTTGGGCTACTTCCTAAAGAGTATAGAAAAAAATAA
- a CDS encoding transposase, translated as MSNKSKRYTEDFKNTVVELYKSGKSLSELNSEYGASKSTIKSWVKKSTPIQIDNNKTITTADYQVLMKKMARLEEENEILKKAMAIFAKKN; from the coding sequence ATGTCAAATAAATCCAAAAGATATACAGAAGATTTTAAAAATACAGTAGTAGAACTTTATAAATCAGGTAAATCTTTAAGTGAGTTAAACAGCGAATATGGCGCATCTAAATCAACAATAAAATCATGGGTTAAAAAATCAACACCTATACAGATAGATAATAACAAAACTATTACGACAGCTGATTATCAGGTATTGATGAAAAAAATGGCCAGGTTGGAGGAAGAAAATGAGATATTAAAAAAAGCTATGGCCATATTTGCAAAGAAAAATTAA
- a CDS encoding helix-turn-helix domain-containing protein → MKLPDSIDLYKLMKKLCVQDHCFILRARNEIKHIFSQPYPVKEELCRTYHQIKVIELLLFLSSNNISEQNQERPYYSRKQVTITRQIRDHLITHMNKRITIEEISKKYGIGVTTLKSCFKGIYGTTIRNYMHHYRIKTAAFMLQNSYDSIAVISGKVGYENQSKFAAAFKKMTSMSPSEYRKFKD, encoded by the coding sequence ATGAAATTGCCAGATTCTATTGATTTATATAAACTTATGAAAAAACTATGTGTACAGGATCACTGCTTTATCCTGAGGGCCAGAAATGAAATAAAACATATTTTTTCACAACCTTATCCAGTAAAGGAAGAACTCTGCCGCACATATCATCAAATAAAAGTGATTGAACTATTACTTTTTTTGAGCAGTAACAATATTTCAGAACAAAATCAAGAAAGACCCTATTATTCAAGAAAACAAGTAACCATTACAAGACAAATAAGAGACCATTTAATTACACATATGAATAAACGCATTACAATTGAAGAAATATCAAAAAAATATGGAATTGGCGTAACCACATTGAAAAGTTGCTTCAAAGGCATTTATGGAACAACAATCCGAAATTATATGCACCATTACAGAATCAAAACCGCCGCATTTATGCTGCAAAACTCATATGACAGCATTGCGGTGATATCAGGAAAGGTTGGATATGAAAATCAAAGCAAATTTGCAGCCGCATTTAAGAAAATGACCAGTATGTCTCCTTCGGAATATCGAAAATTCAAAGATTGA